From the genome of Streptomyces sp. NBC_00523:
CCCAGCCCGAGGAACGCCCCGTGCCGGTCCTCGCGGGCCAGGCCCTCCCCCGCCAGCGCCCGCTCGTAGAACGGCACGGCCTCCGCCTCCAGGCCGAGGACGTCGTGCACCCGGGCGGTCTGGTAGGCGATCACGGCGTCCTGCGGATACCGCCCGGCCAGCCCCAGCAACCGCTCCCGGGCCGCCCCGGCCTCACCCTGCTCCCGCAGCCGCACGGCACGCGCCAGGGCCAGGTCCTTCTCATGGTCATCCACGCTCATGCGGCCTACGGTGGCACACCCGGATCACCCGAACACCAGCAGGCCGACGAACTCGACGCCGAGCGCCAGTGTCCCCCAGAGGAGGATGTCCACCACCGGCCGCACCGGGCGACCGGCACGCTCGCGCCGCAGGGTGAGGTGGACGGCCACGGCCGCCGGTGCCGAGACGGCCCACAGCACTGCGGCGGCCAGCGCGCCGTGCGCGGCGAGTTGGCCCCATTCCCCGGACCCCGTCCGCGCCATCAGGACCAGCGTGGGAAGTCCGGCCGCCGCCGGCACTCCGAGGAGCGTGGCCGCCACCACGTACCGCCGACGCGCACCACGCCCCCGGCGCCTGCCGAACCAGTGCGCCGCGGCCACCAGCGGCAGAACGTAGACGAAGGTGAGCAGTGTGCTCAGCACCCAGAGCAGCGGCGCGCCCGCCACCAGCATCACCACGAGGGACCCCTCGGGCGCGGCCAGCCGGCCGGACCACAGCGGAGCGGACGCGAGGAGGGCCACGCACAGGACCGCGACGGAGACGGACGACGGCGCCGACCCGGCGCGCTCGGCCGCAAACCCTCTGTCGAGCCGCGTCATGCGCCCTCCCCCGCTCCGGCGCACCTTAGGGCACACCCCCCACCACCCGCACCCCCACGCTGTGCGAGTTGCCGCATGCGGACCGTTACCCGCACCATGGGATTATCGTCCGGGTCGGCTCGTACGGCCTCACCGCCAGGGACGGGATGGGTGCTGCTCATGGCCAGGTACTTCGAGAACGGCGCCGGTGAACTGGTGTCCGACGCGTTGGCCGGTTTCGCCCGTGCGCACGCGGATCTGGTGCGGTACGACGCGGCGGACGGCTTCGTCACCGCCCGGCACCCCGCGCCCGGGCGGCGGGTGGGGCTGTTGTCGGGGGGCGGGTCCGGGCACGAGCCGCTGCACGCGGGGTTCGTCGGTGCGGGCATGCTCGATGCGGCCTGCCCGGGGAGGGTGTTCGCCTCGCCGCACAACCGGCAGATCTTCCGGGCCTCGCGCGCGGTGGCCGGGCCGGACGGCGTGCTGCACATCGTGAAGAACTACACGGGCGACCGGATCAACTTCGGCATCGCGGCCGAGCGCCTCGCCGACGCGGGGATCGCCTGTGCGCGGGTCCTCGTGGACGACGACCTGGCCACCGACTCGGAGGACATCGCCGCCGGACGCCGCGGCACGGGCGCCACGGTGCTGCTGGAGAAGGTCCTGGGCGCCGCCGCCGACACGGGGATGGGGCTCGAAGAGCTGGCAGAGCTGGGTACGGGCCTCGCGGGCCGGTGCCGTACGCTCGCGGTCGCCTCGGCAGCGCACCACGCGCCGGCCACCGGTGAGCCGGCGTTCGAACTGCCGCCCGGTGAGCTGGAGTACGGGGTCGGTATCCACGGGGAGCGCGCCGCGCGCACCCGGGAACAGGGCACCGTGGGCGCACTGGTGGAGGAGATGACCGGGGCACTGCTGGACGCGTTGCGCCCCGGCCCCGAGGAGTCCGTCGTCGCTCTCGTCAACGGGCTCGGGGCCGTCACCTCGCTCGAACTGTACGCGGTGTTCGGCGAATTGGGCCGGGTGCTGGACAGCCGAGGGGTGCGGCTCGCGCGCCATCTGGTGGGCGAGTACGTGACGGCGCTGGACATGCGGGGTTTCTCCCTCACGCTCATGGCGGCCGACCGGGCCGCCCTGGACTTCTACGACGCGCCCGTGCAGACCCCGGCACTGCGGTGGTGACCGGTCAGCCCCCTGCGGGACGAAGGTACGAGGAGGGCCCATGACGAGCGACGCTCTGGACGGCACGCGCACCCGTGACTGGGCGGGGCGCTTCGCGGACTCGGTCCACGCCACGGAGGCCGAACTGACGGAGCTGGACCAGCAGGCGGGCGACGGCGACTTCGGCGCCAACCTCGCCGCCGGGGTCGGGGCCGCCGGTCCGCTGCTCGACCGGCTGGGGGCGTCGGCGGGCCCGGGCGACCAGCTCGGCGCCCTGGCCGCCGCCTTCCTGGACGAGGTCGGCGGGACCAGCGGACCGCTGTTCGGCCTGCTGTTCCAGGCGATGGGCCGGGCCGCCGGCTCCGGACCGGGGCTGACGACGGGCGTGCTCGCCGACGGTGCCTCCGAGGGTCTGGCCGCCATCCGCCGCGTCGGGGACGCGGCGCCAGGCGACAAGACGCTGGTCGACGCGCTGGCCCCGGCCGCCGACGCGCTGCGGGCGGCCGGGGACGCGCCCCCCGCCGACGCCCTGGCCGCCGCCGCGGACGCGGCGTGGCGAGGGGTGCGGGAGACGGCGTCCCAGGCGGCGCGCATGGGACGGGCCAGTTACCTGGGCGAGCGGGCCACCGGCGTCCCGGATCCGGGGGCCGTGGGCATGGCGCTGTTCTTCGCGTCCGCAGGGGGAACGGTACGGACGCTGGCGCCCCACCTCGCCGGTGACTGACCCGCCCGCCGCTCAGGGGCCGAGGCGGCTGCGGGCCCAGCTGAGCAGTTCGGGGTCGGCCAGGCTCGTCACCCACAGGTCGGCCTGCTCGCCGTCCGGGTCCGGCGGGCGCGTCCCGATGCCGATGACCCGGAGGCCCGCCCGGCGCGCCGACTCCATGCCGGTCAGCGAGTCCTCCACGGCCAGGGCCTCCTCGGGCGGTACGCCGCAGAGGCGGGCGGCCGCCCGGTAGACGTCCGGTTCGGGCTTGGGCCGCACCTCCTCCCCGGCGACCACGACATGCTGGAAGCAGCCGAGGAGCCCGGCCCTGTCGAGGCACGACTCCACCGTGGCCCGGGGGCAGTTGCTCGCCACCGCGAGCGGGCGGTGGCGGGCGGCGAGCCGGACCAGCGCGGCGGCGCCCGGCATGGTGACCGGGTCCTCCTCGACCAGCGCCGTGAAGGTGCTCAGGAGGGTGTCGGCGAAGTCGCCGGCCAGGTCGGGCTTTCCCGTCTCCCGGGCCATCAGGGCGCCGCACTCGATGTAGTGCACGCCCTTCGCCCGGTCCGCGAACCCGGCGGGCGAGGCGAGCCCGTAGAGCCGGAACGTGAGGGTGCGGGCCTCCTGCCAGTGCCTTTCCGTATCCATCAGGGTGCCGTCGCAGTCGAAGACGAGGGCGGACGGGGACCAGGAGAAAATGCGATGAGCTGTCATGTAACCGCCGTTCTCGGAGGCTGCGCCGAACCGGTGAGGTACGAGGGCGCAGACATGTGCCGGATGGCACACCTGTGAAAGGGAGGAATCGGACGCGGGCGTCGCTCCGTGAGCGCGGCGGCCAGGTCGATTCCGCTGGGCGCCGCAACGGACTCGCGACCCCGAGAGTCAGCCCGTCCGAAACATCATGACCATTACGTTATTTCGACGGCCCCGAATTCCGCAATCACCAATTCGAGTGCACCGGAATACATGAAGAAGTACCGGCCGACTGCGCGGCCCCCTCGATGAATAATAGGATCGTCGCGCGATGCGACTGGGCCCCTCGCACAGGGACGGGACGGGCTTTCACGTCGCGGCGCTAGCACGCATGAGCGAAGGTGGAACAGGTGCAGGACAGGGCGCGCGCGACCCGGAAAGTGCTGCTGGAATCGGCGGCACATCTATTCGTAGAACGGGGATATGCGGGCACGAGTGTCAATGACATAAGTGACCACTCGGGAAAGACCAGCGGCGCGATCTACTTCCATTACTCCAGTAAGGAAAAGCTGGCCCTCGCCGTCGTCCGCGAGCAGTTCGCCACCTGGCCGCAGCTCGCCGCCGTCTACGCCGCACCCGGCGTCCCGCCGCTGGAGAAGCTGGTCGCGCTCAGCTTCCGCGTCGCCCGGTCGCTCAGCGAGGACGTCGTGGCGCGGGCCGGCGCGCGGCTGTGGGCGGAGCGGCGCACCATCGGGGCGCCCGTGCCGACACCGTTCGGCACCTGGGCGCTCGCGTGCGCCCGGCTCCTCGCCCAGGCCCGGACGCGGGGCGAACTGGCGGAAGGGGTCGAGCCGTCGGCGGCGGCCGTGGCGCTGGTGTGCGGGTTCTACGGGCACTGCACCCTGACCGACGAGATGCCGGGCAAGTGGGGCTGGCCGGAACGGCTCGAAGAGTGGTGGCGGCTGGCCCTCGCCTCGCTCCAGGCGGAGCCCGACGCGGCGGGCCTGCTCGCCCGGGCCCGCGCCCGGATCCCCGCGCAGCCGGACGGCTCGGACGCCGGGCGGCCGGCCGCCGCCACCCCTCCCCGGTGACGGGCATCACAGGCTCCGGCCTCTTGACGCCCTCCTTCCAAACCGGTTTGGTTGTCCTCGTTCGACCAGTCAAACCGGTTTGAAGGCGCCTGTCTTCGGCCCGCGGCAAGGAAGTCCAGGCCCATGGCACGCAAGCCCACCATCGCGGATGTCGCCCGGCGGGCCGGTGTTTCACGCGCCACGGTCTCCTTCGCCCTGAACGACCGGCCCGGTGTCGCCGAGGAGACGAAGCTGCGGATCCTCGCGGCGAGCCGGGAGCTCGGCTGGACCCCCAGCCGTCAGGCCCGGGCCCTCTCGCTCGGCAAGGCCGGCGCCTTCGGGCTCGTCCTCGCCCGTGACGCGGAGCAGGTCGGGGCCGACCCCTTCTTCCCGGCGTTCATCGCCGGGGTCGAGGCGGTGATCGGGCAGCGCGGCGACGGGCTGATGATCCACATCACCGCCCCGGACAACGAACAGAGCGTCTACCGGCGCCTCGCATCGGAGCAGCAGGTGGACGGGGTCCTCCTCACCGACCTGCGCCGCGACGATCCGCGTCCCGCGCTGCTGCGGGAGCTCGGTCTGCCGGCCGTCGTGGTCGGCCAGCCCGAGTGGGGCGACGGCCTGACGGCGGTGAGCCTGGACGACGAACCGGCGTACACCGCCGCCGTCCGCCACCTCGCGGAGCTGGGCCACCGGCGCATCGCCCACGTCGAGGGGCCGCAGGAGCTGCTGCACGCCCACCGGCGCCGGACCGCGTGGGAGCAGACCCTGCGCGCGCTCGGCCTGCCCGAAGGACCCGTGCTGCCCGGCGGCTTCACGCCCGAGGGCGGCGCGCAGGCGACCCGGCAGCTGCTGGGCTCCGCCGAGCCGCCGACCGCGATCGTCTACGGCAACGACCTCGCCGCGATGGCCGGGCTCTCGGTCGCCCAGGAGCTGGGTGTCCGCGTGCCCGACCAGTTGTCGCTGGTCGGCTACGACGACGCGCCCCTGACCCGGTACAGCTTCCCGCCGCTCGCCTCCGCCCGGGCGGACGCCCGCGGCTGGGGCGAGGCGGCGGCCCGCGCGCTCGACGCGGTCGTCGCCGAGGGAGCCGCCGACCATGTGCGGCTGCCCCCGGCGCAGTTCGTGCCCCGCGCGTCGATGGGGCCGGCGCCCCGCCGGTGACGTAACGGGGCAATCGACCGGTCGTGCTCGCGCCGACCGGGAATTCCGCGCGGCGACGAGGCCGCGTGAACAGTTCGGAGATCAATCATGCTGAGGAGAACGGCGTACGCGCTGCTCGTGCTCGCTCTCGCGGGCACGGCGACGGCCTGCGGCCGGTCGGCTCCCGATCCGGCCACCGCCGCCGAGGCGCGCGGCCCGATCACGGTCTGGCTTTCCAACAACGCGCAGGAGGTGCAGTGGGGCAGGGCGATGGTCGCCGCGTGGAACAAGGCCCATCCCGACCAGCACGTCACCGCGCAGCAGATCCCGGCCGGCAAGACCTCCGAGGAGGCCATCAGCGCCTCGATCATCGCGGGGACGACGGCCTGTCTCGCCTTCAACACCTCGCCGGCGGCGGTGCCGACCTTCCAGAAGCAGAACGGCCTCGTCCCCCTCAGTGACTTCCCGGACGGCGAGAAGTACATCGCCGGTCGCGGCGGCTCCCTCACCGACCAGTACCGCTCCACCGACGGCAAGTTCTACCAGCTGCCGTGGAAGAGCAATCCGGTCATGATCCTCTACAACAAGAAGCTGTTCGCGAAGGCCGGTCTCGATCCCGAGCACCCGAAGCTGGCCACGTACAAGGAATTCCTGGAAACCTCCCGGACGCTCGTGCACAGCGGCGCCGCGAAGGCCGCGATATGGCCCTCGCCGAGCAGTGACTTCTTCCAGCCCTGGTACGACTTCTATCCGGCGTTCGCCGCGCAGAGCGGCGGAAAGCAGCTGATCGAGGACGGCAAGCCGCAGTTCGACTCGGCGGCGGGCCGGCAGGTCGCGGCGTTCTGGCGCACGCTGTACGCGGAGAAGCTGGCGCCCCAGGAGCAGTATCCGGGCGACTCCCTCAACGACGGCAAGGCCGCCATGGCGACCGTGGGCCCGTGGGCGGTGGCCGCGTACAAGGACAGTGTGGACATCGGGGTGGCACCGGTGCCGACCGCCGACGGCGGGAGCGGGAAGCACTCGTTCAGCGACGAGAAGTCCGCGGCCATGTTCAGCGCCTGCGAGAACCGGGCCACCGCCTGGGACGTGCTGAAGTTCGCGAGCTCCGCCGCACAGGACGGGAAGTTCCTGGAGGCCACCGGCCAGATGCCGATGCGCGAGGACCTGACGGCCAAGTATCCCGGCTACTTCGCGAAGAACCCGATGTACAAGGCGTTCGCCGACCAGGCGGAGCGCGTGGTCGAGGTGCCGAACGTGCCGGGCTCCATCGACATCTGGCAGACGTTCCGCGACGAGTGGACGAAGTCGGTCGTGTTCGGCCGCGAGTCCACGGACACGGGGCTCCGCAAGGCGTCGTCCGACATCACCGGCCTGCTGAACGAGTACGGGGACCCGTCATGAGCGTGAACCTGGACGCGGCGCCCGGCGCCGTACACACGAGTGGGGCCGCCCCGCGCGGCAAGGCACGGCGCGGTCTGTCGCGGGCCGGCGCGCTGTTCGTGTCGCCGTACGTGCTGTTCATCGTGGTGGTCTTCGCGGTCCCGCTGGTCTACACGGTGTGGATCTCCTTCCACCGCTTCTACTTCACCGCGCCGGGCACGGACATCGACTCGCCATGGGTGGGTCTGTCGAACTACCGGGACGTCTTCACGGACCCGGTGGTCGGGCAGGCGTTCCTCAACATCCTGATCTTCCTCGTCATCAACGTGCCGCTGACGGTGGGCCTCTCGCTGGTGCTGGCGGCGGCGCTGAACTCGAAGATCCGGGGGCGCGGGTTCTTCCGCGCCGCGTTCTACGTGCCATATGTGACGGCGAGCGTGGCCCTGGTCGCCGTATGGCAGTTCCTCTTCGGCTCGGACGGGTTCGTCAACCACCTGCTCGGCTCGCACGCCCCGGACCCGTCGTGGCTGGTCAACTCGCATCTCGCGATGCCAATGATCGCCGTGTTCGTGACCTGGAAGCAGCTCGGCTTCTTCGTGATGCTGTACCTGGCCTCGCTGCAGAACGTCGGCAAGGAGCTGTACGAGGCGTCCGCCATGGACGGCGCGGGCAAGGTGCGGCAGTTCTTCTCGGTGACCGTGCCGGGCGTACGGCCGGCGACGACGCTCGTCGTGATCTACGCGATCATCACCGGCGCCAACCTGTTCAGCGAGCCGTACCTGCTGACCGGCGGCGGTGGCCCCGACCACGCGTCGACCTCGCCCGTCCTGCTGATGTACCAGAAGGGCATCGAGCAGGGGCATCCCGACTTCGCGGCCGCTCTGGGCGTCGTGCTCGTCGCCTTCGTGATGGTCGTGTCGATCGCCGCCCGCAAGCTCACCGAGAGGGGCGACTGACATGAGCGCCGCCACACCGAGGCCCACCCGCCGCTTCGCCAGGGGCAGCGCCGTCCGCTACGTGCTGCTGTCGCTCGGCGCCGTCGCCTTCCTGTTCCCCTTCTACTACATGATCGTCGGCTCGCTGCGCGGGCAGACGGTCGGTGACCTGTCGGCCGCGGTCCCGTCCGGGCTGACCGGTGACAACTACGCGGCAGTCAACAGCGCGATCTCGCTGGGCCGGTCCCTGCTCAACTCGGGGATCATGACCATCGGGGTGCTGATCTGCACGCTGGTGTTCGGCGTGCTCGCCGGGTACGCGCTGGCGCAGCTGCGCTTCCGGGGCAAGGGGGCGGTCTTCGCGGCCCTCCTGCTCGTGCAGATGATCCCGTTCCAACTGCTGACGCTGCCGCTGTACGTGCTCGTCGTCCGCGACTACGGGCTCGGCGACAACTACCTGGGCATGATCCTGCCGTTCGCGATCAACTCGACGGCCGTGTTCCTGTTCCGCCAGTTCTTCGCGCAGATGCCGCAGTCGCTCTTCGAGGCGGCCCGCATCGACGGCGCGAGCGAGCTGCGCATCCTGTGGCGGATCGCGCTGCCGATGGCCCGGCCGGCCGTGCTGACCGCGCTGCTGCTGACGTTCATCGGTCCGTGGAACGAGTTCCTGTGGCCGTTCCTCGTCACCAAGAACGCGGACATGCAGCCGCTGGCCGTCTCGCTCGCGAGCTTCCTCTCCAACCTTCAGGGCACGGTGGCCAACCCGGCCGGTGCCCTGCTGGCCGGCGCCTGTGTGCTGGCCCTCCCCGCGGTGGTCCTGTTCCTCCTGTTCCAGCGCCACTTCACCTCTACCGACATCGATTCCGGAGTAAAGGGCTAATCGCCATGAGCAACACCACCACCGCCACCCGCATCCCCTACCGCATGGTGCGCAAGGGTGTGGTCATGTCCCCGCTGGCCGGAGAGGCGAACGAGGTCGAGGGTGTCCTGAACCCCGCCTCCGGCCGCACCCCGGACGGCACCCTGCACCTGCTGCCGCGCCTGGTCGCCGAGGGCAACGTCTCCCGCGTCGGCCTCGCCGAGGTGACCTTCGACGGGGCGGGCGTGCCGAACGGCGTCGAGCGCCGCGGCACCGTCCTCTCCCCCGACGAGGGCTGGGAGCGCGGCAAGAACAACGCCGGGGTCGAGGACCCGCGCGTCACCTGGATCCCGTCGCTCGGCAAGCACGTCATGAGCTACGTGGCCTACGGCCCGCTCGGCCCGAAGCCGGCGCTCGCCGTGTCCGAGAGCCTCACCGACTGGACCCGCCTCGGCCCGATCCAGTTCGCCTACCAGCCGGACCTGGACACCGACCTCAACCTCTTCCCGAACAAGGACGTCGTCCACTTCCCCGAGCCGGTCCCGGGCCCGGACGGCGAGCCGGCGTACGCGATGCTGCACCGCCCGATGTGGGACCTGGGCTGGTTCCGCCCGGGTGAGGGCGTCCACCTGCCCGCCGGGGTCACCGACGAGCGGCCCGGCATCTGGATCAGCTACGTCCCGGCCGCCGAGGTGGAGGCCGACATCACCGCGCTGACCCGGCCGCGCGACCACCGCCTGCTGGCGCTGTCCGAGTTCCCCTGGGAGTCCCTGAAGATCGGCGGCGGCCCCGCCCCGATCCGGGTGCCCGAGGGCTGGCTGCTCATCCACCACGGCGTGTCGGGCTCCATCGAGGACCCGTGGGCGCAGAACCAGGACGTGTCGTACGCGGCCGGCGCGATGATCCTCGACCCGGCCGACCCGTCCCGCGTCCTCGCCCGCTCCGACCAGCCGCTGATGGCGCCGGAGACCGAGGAGGAGCGCTCGGGCACCGTCCCGAACGTCGTCTTCCCCACGGCGATCGAGGAGATCGACGGCGAGCTGTACGTGTTCTACGGCATGGCCGACGCGCACATCGGCGTGGCCCTTCTGGAGCGCACGGCATGACGGACGGCGCCCTGGGCATCGGCCTGGCCGGCTGCGGCGGGTTCGCGGAGTTCGTCCTGGACGCGATCGCCGGGCTCCCCGGCCTGCGGCTCGCGGCGGTCGCCGACCCCTCGCGGGAGCGGTCCCGGCTGCTCGGTGAGCGGCACGGCGTCCCGGCGCTGGGTTCGCTGGACGAGCTCCTTCAGCGGGACGACGTGGCGGCCGTGCTGATCGCCACCCCGCCGGCCACCCATGCCGCGATGGCCACGGCCGCGCTGCGCGCGGGGCGCCACGTCTTCTGCGAGAAGCCTCTCGCCACCACGACCGAGGACGCCTCGGCGGTCGTCCACGAGGCACGGATCGCCGGGCGCGCCCTGGTCGTGGACCACGTACTGCGCTACAACCCGCTGCTGCGGGCCGTCGAGCGGCTGACCGGGCGGGGGCTGCTCGCGCCGCCGCGCCGGTTCCTGTTCGAGAACGACGCGTCCGACGAGGACCTGGGCCCCGGCCACTGGTTCTGGGACCCGGCACACAGCGGCGGCATCTTCATCGAGCACGGCGTCCACTTCTTCGACGCCGCCCGGGCCCTCCTCGGCACCGACCCGCTGAGCGTGCGGGCCACCGCGGTCGGCCGCCCCGGCGGCCCGGTCGACATGGTCAGCGCCGATGTGGTGCACCCCGGGGGCGTGCTCGCCTCGCACCTGCACTCCTTCACGCACGCCCATCGCGCCGAGCGGCAGCTGATGCGCCTGGACCACGGGTTCGCGGAGAGCCGGATCAGCGGCTGGATCCCCGTATACGCGGAGATCACGGCCTGGGTGGACGAGGAAGGCGCCCGCGCCTGGGAGGAGTTGCCGGGGCTGCGGGACGACCTGCTGGCCGTCGAAGGGTTCCGGCCCGGCGGCGGTGAGCGGATCACCGTGCGCGTGGAGCGGCACGCCGGGTCCGCCGCACCGGCCCGGGGCCGGGGCGAGGAGCGGACCGTGCCGCACCGGGTGACCGCGGTCCTCGACCTCGGCGGCGAACCGCGCAAGCCGTATGTGTACGCGCAGAGCGTGCGCGCGGCGATGGCCGACCTGGTGCGGGCGGCCCGGACCGGCGTGCCCCCGGTGGCCGGACCGGTCAGCGGTTTCGCGGCGGTCGCGGTCGCCGAGGCGGCCACGGTCGCCGCCGCGACCGGCGCCGAGCAGCACGTGCTGTCCCCCGGCCCGGCCCTCTTCGAAGGAGTCCCCGCATGAGCTGGTGGCAGGACATGGTCTGCTACGAGGTCTACCCCCGGGCCTTCGCCGACTCGGACGGGGACGGCACGGGCGACCTGGCGGGCCTGACCGCGCGCCTGGAACACATCAGGGACCTGGGCGCGGACGCCGTGTGGTGCACCCCGTTCTACCCGTCCCCGCTGGCCGACGGCGGCTACGACATCGCGGACTACACGGGGGTCGCCCCGGACCTGGGGACGGACGCGGACGCCGGGCGGCTGACCGCCCGCGCCCATGAGCTGGGCCTCAAGCTCATCGTGGACCTCGTCCCGAACCACACGTCGGACCGCCACCCGTGGTTCCTGGACGCGCTCGCGGCGGGCCCGGGATCGGCGGAGCGGGAGAGGTACCTGTTCCGGGCGGGCCGGGGCGCGGCGGGCGAACTGCCGCCGAACGACTGGCAGTCGGCGTTCGGCGGGCCCGCCTGGACGCGGGTCGCGGACGGCGAGTGGTACTGCCATCTGCACGCCCCCGAGCAGCCCGACCTGAACTGGCGCGACCCGAAGGTGCGGGACGCGTTCATGGAGGTTCTGCGCCACTGGCTCGACCGGGGTGTGGACGGCTTCCGGGTGGACGTTGCGCACGCCCTGTTCAAGGCGGAGGGCCTGCCGGACGCGGGGCCCGGGCAGCACACCGACCCGCTGCGCAACCACCTGATGCCGTACTACGACCAGGAGGAGCTGCACCCGCTGTACCGCGAGTGGCGGGCGCTCCTCGACACCCATCCGGCGCCCCCGGGTGCGGTGGCGCCGCACGACCGGGTGATGGTCGCGGAGTCGGCCGTCTTCGATCCGGCGCGGCTGGGCCGCTACATCCGGCCCGACGAGATGCACCAGGCGTTCAACTTCGCCTTCCTGGAAGCGGCGTGGGACGCGGCGGAGCTGCGCCGCGTCATCGACGACTCGTTCGGTGTGCCGGGCGCGGCCGTCACCTGGCTGCTCTCCAGCCATGACGCGGTGCGTCCGGTCACCCGGTACGGCTCGCTCGCGCGGGCCCGCGCCGCCGCGCTGCTGATGCTGGCGCTGCCGGGCTCCGCGTACCTCTACCAGGGCGAGGAGCTGGGCCTTCCCCAGGCCGAGGTGCCGGCCGACCGCATCCTCGATCCGCTGTGGGAGCGGTCCGGACGCACCGAGCGCGGGCGCGACGGGGCGCGGGTGCCGCTGCCGTGGTCCGGCGCGCAAGCCCCGTACGGCTTCACCACGGCGGATGCCGGGGCCACCTGGCTGCCGCAGCCCGAGGGCTGGGCCGGGCTCACCGTCGCCGCGCAGGAGTCGGACCCCGGCTCGACCCTCGCCCTGTACCGGGCGGCGCTGCGGCTGCGGCGCGCCCATCCGGCCCCGGATCCGGCGGCGCCGCCCGTCTGGCTCTCGGAGCCGGGCGTGCCCGTCCTGGCCTTCCGCCGCGGCGAGCTGGTGTGCGCCGTCAATCTGGGCGCCGGGCCCGTACGTACGCCCGGCCGCCCGCTGCTCAGCAGTGGACCGCTCGACGGGGACTTGCTGCCGCCCGACACGGCCGTGTGGTTCCTCGCCCCGCCCTCTTCCCGTACCGCCCCTGGAGACACCGATGACGACGCCCGTGACTGAACCGACGCCCCGGACCGACCTGTCGGGGCTCGTCAAGGCGTACGACGTACGCGGTGTGGTGCCGGACCAGTGGGACGGGACGACGGCGGAGCTGTTCGGTGCCGCGTTCGTCCGGGTCACCGGTGCGGACGCGATCGTGACGGGGCACGACATGCGGCCCTCCTCCCCCGGTCTTGCCCGGGCGTTCGCGCGGGGCGCCACGGCGCGGGGCGCCGACGTCACGGAGATCGGGCTGTGCTCGACGGACCAGCTGTACTACGCGTCGGGTTCACTGGGCCTTGCCGGCGCGATGTTCACCGCCTCGCACAACCCGGCCCGGTACAACGGCATCAAGCTGTGCCGGGCCGGTGCGGAGCCGGTGGGGCAGGACACCGGTCTCGCGGAGATCCGGTCGCTCGTGGAGCGGTGGACGGAAGAGGGCGCACCGGCCCCGGCCGCCCGCGCGGGTGCCGTCACCGGCCGGGACACCCTGGCGGGGTACTCCGCGTATCTGCACTCCCTGGTGGACCTGTCCGCGATCCGCCCGCTGAAGGTGGTGGTGGACGCGGGCAACGGCATGGGCGGCCACACGGTCCCGACGGTGCTCGCGGGGCTGCCGCTGACGGTGGTGGAGATGTACTTCGAGCTGGACGGCACGTTTCCGAACCACGAGGCCAATCCGCTGGAACCGGCCAACATCGTGGACCTGCGGGCGCGGGTGC
Proteins encoded in this window:
- the dhaL gene encoding dihydroxyacetone kinase subunit DhaL, coding for MTSDALDGTRTRDWAGRFADSVHATEAELTELDQQAGDGDFGANLAAGVGAAGPLLDRLGASAGPGDQLGALAAAFLDEVGGTSGPLFGLLFQAMGRAAGSGPGLTTGVLADGASEGLAAIRRVGDAAPGDKTLVDALAPAADALRAAGDAPPADALAAAADAAWRGVRETASQAARMGRASYLGERATGVPDPGAVGMALFFASAGGTVRTLAPHLAGD
- a CDS encoding extracellular solute-binding protein, yielding MLRRTAYALLVLALAGTATACGRSAPDPATAAEARGPITVWLSNNAQEVQWGRAMVAAWNKAHPDQHVTAQQIPAGKTSEEAISASIIAGTTACLAFNTSPAAVPTFQKQNGLVPLSDFPDGEKYIAGRGGSLTDQYRSTDGKFYQLPWKSNPVMILYNKKLFAKAGLDPEHPKLATYKEFLETSRTLVHSGAAKAAIWPSPSSDFFQPWYDFYPAFAAQSGGKQLIEDGKPQFDSAAGRQVAAFWRTLYAEKLAPQEQYPGDSLNDGKAAMATVGPWAVAAYKDSVDIGVAPVPTADGGSGKHSFSDEKSAAMFSACENRATAWDVLKFASSAAQDGKFLEATGQMPMREDLTAKYPGYFAKNPMYKAFADQAERVVEVPNVPGSIDIWQTFRDEWTKSVVFGRESTDTGLRKASSDITGLLNEYGDPS
- a CDS encoding tetratricopeptide repeat protein codes for the protein MSVDDHEKDLALARAVRLREQGEAGAARERLLGLAGRYPQDAVIAYQTARVHDVLGLEAEAVPFYERALAGEGLAREDRHGAFLGLGSTYRVLGRYEEAARTLRRGLDAFPEDPALRAFLAMTLYNRGEGREAVGLLLKTLATASDDPGVRQYRRAIEHYADDLDAVEPG
- a CDS encoding carbohydrate ABC transporter permease: MSVNLDAAPGAVHTSGAAPRGKARRGLSRAGALFVSPYVLFIVVVFAVPLVYTVWISFHRFYFTAPGTDIDSPWVGLSNYRDVFTDPVVGQAFLNILIFLVINVPLTVGLSLVLAAALNSKIRGRGFFRAAFYVPYVTASVALVAVWQFLFGSDGFVNHLLGSHAPDPSWLVNSHLAMPMIAVFVTWKQLGFFVMLYLASLQNVGKELYEASAMDGAGKVRQFFSVTVPGVRPATTLVVIYAIITGANLFSEPYLLTGGGGPDHASTSPVLLMYQKGIEQGHPDFAAALGVVLVAFVMVVSIAARKLTERGD
- a CDS encoding ScbR family autoregulator-binding transcription factor, with the protein product MQDRARATRKVLLESAAHLFVERGYAGTSVNDISDHSGKTSGAIYFHYSSKEKLALAVVREQFATWPQLAAVYAAPGVPPLEKLVALSFRVARSLSEDVVARAGARLWAERRTIGAPVPTPFGTWALACARLLAQARTRGELAEGVEPSAAAVALVCGFYGHCTLTDEMPGKWGWPERLEEWWRLALASLQAEPDAAGLLARARARIPAQPDGSDAGRPAAATPPR
- a CDS encoding HAD family hydrolase; the protein is MTAHRIFSWSPSALVFDCDGTLMDTERHWQEARTLTFRLYGLASPAGFADRAKGVHYIECGALMARETGKPDLAGDFADTLLSTFTALVEEDPVTMPGAAALVRLAARHRPLAVASNCPRATVESCLDRAGLLGCFQHVVVAGEEVRPKPEPDVYRAAARLCGVPPEEALAVEDSLTGMESARRAGLRVIGIGTRPPDPDGEQADLWVTSLADPELLSWARSRLGP
- a CDS encoding LacI family DNA-binding transcriptional regulator, which gives rise to MARKPTIADVARRAGVSRATVSFALNDRPGVAEETKLRILAASRELGWTPSRQARALSLGKAGAFGLVLARDAEQVGADPFFPAFIAGVEAVIGQRGDGLMIHITAPDNEQSVYRRLASEQQVDGVLLTDLRRDDPRPALLRELGLPAVVVGQPEWGDGLTAVSLDDEPAYTAAVRHLAELGHRRIAHVEGPQELLHAHRRRTAWEQTLRALGLPEGPVLPGGFTPEGGAQATRQLLGSAEPPTAIVYGNDLAAMAGLSVAQELGVRVPDQLSLVGYDDAPLTRYSFPPLASARADARGWGEAAARALDAVVAEGAADHVRLPPAQFVPRASMGPAPRR
- a CDS encoding dihydroxyacetone kinase subunit DhaK, whose product is MARYFENGAGELVSDALAGFARAHADLVRYDAADGFVTARHPAPGRRVGLLSGGGSGHEPLHAGFVGAGMLDAACPGRVFASPHNRQIFRASRAVAGPDGVLHIVKNYTGDRINFGIAAERLADAGIACARVLVDDDLATDSEDIAAGRRGTGATVLLEKVLGAAADTGMGLEELAELGTGLAGRCRTLAVASAAHHAPATGEPAFELPPGELEYGVGIHGERAARTREQGTVGALVEEMTGALLDALRPGPEESVVALVNGLGAVTSLELYAVFGELGRVLDSRGVRLARHLVGEYVTALDMRGFSLTLMAADRAALDFYDAPVQTPALRW